The Candidatus Nezhaarchaeota archaeon DNA window GAGAGGACGGACTTGCTAAATGATTGCTTAAGTATGGCGAGTAGGATGGGCTTCCAAGTCCTGTCTTTGGAGGGCTAAGGACCCGTGACCCTATCGATTGTGAAGTTCGGAGGGAGCGCCATAACTGTAAAGGAGAGACCGTTCACTGTAAGAAAGAGGGCCTTAAGAAGCATGTGCTCTCAAGTTCTCAATCACGTTAAGAGGGGAGGTAGGGTTGTGGTGGTTCATGGTGGGGGATCGTTCGGGCACCCTCTAGCTATGGCGTACAAGCTAAGCGAGGGGTTAGTCAATAGTGATAGCTACGTAGGAGTATCGTTAACGAGATTGGCCATGAGGAGGCTAAATGAGGTAGTGGTTAAGGAGTTTGTGAGGCTCGGAGGCAGGCCATTCACCATCGAGCCATCATCTTCCTTCATCTTGGAGGAAGAGGACTTAAAGAGGAACTTCATAGAGGGCGTAGAGGTGGCATTGGAGAAGGGCTTCATTCCCATTCTACATGGAGACGTTGTTCTTGACAAAGGTCGGCGTAGCGTATCAATCCTCTCAGGTGACACCATAGCCTCCACCTTGGCTTTGAGCCTTAAGGCCGATAAGCTCATCTACGTGCTAGATGTCAACGGAATATACCTTGAAGACCCAAAGAAGAAACCTGATGCCAAGCTCATAAGGTTCTTGAGTGAATCGATGCTAAGTAGAATAAGGAGCACATCTGACGTAGACGCTACGGGAGGGCTTGCGAGGAAGATAAGGGAGGCCTTCAAAGCGTTCCATGGAGGCGTCAGGGTCGTCTGCTTCATAAATTGGCGTAGAAACAACTTGCTAAAGGCCCTTGAAGGATTGGGCTTTAAGGGTACGATTATAAAGGAGGATTGAGTATGAGCGACATAAGCGATCGGAAGCTTGAGCACATAGAGATTTGTATAAAAGAGGACGTTGAGATGCATCATAACACGACCGGGTTTGAAGACGTGTGGCTAGTCCATAGATGCTTACCCGAAATCGATGTAAGCGACGTAAGCCTCGAAACAGAGTTTCTCGGCTTTAAGTTGAAGGCTCCGATAATGATTTCAGCCATGACTGGAGGGCATCCTAAGACTAAAGAGATAAACAGCGCACTAGCGGAAGTCGTTGAGGAGATGGGTATAGCGATGGCTGTGGGTAGCCAGAGAGCTGCATTGATCGATGAAAGTTTAGTGGACACGTTCGCTGTAGTACGTAAGAAGGCACCGAATGCCTACATAATCGCCAACATTGGTGTGACTCAGCTCATAGACCACTTCAGCTTAAGCGATGTACGTAAGATCATAGACATGGTAGATGCCAACGCCCTCAACATACACTTGAATCCAGCGCATGAGCTCTCTCAAATAAGAGGGGACCTCAAGTTCAAGGGGGCTCTAGAAGCTATCAGGAAGGTGTCAGAATCTATAGATGTCCCGGTAATAGTTAAGGAGATCGGGTGCGGTATTTCACGTGAAGATGCTTTAAGGCTCGTCAAGGAGGCGCATGTGAAGGCAATAGACGTAGCCGGTGCCGGAGGCACTAGTTGGTGTAAGGTTGAGGCACTTAGAGCTAAGAGGCGTGGAGATTACCTTAGGGCAAGAATAGCTGAGGCCTTTGCTGAGTGGGGCATACCGACAGCTATAAGCGTTATAGAGGTTAAAAGCGAGGTTGATGTCCCGGTAATAGCGTCTGGAGGCATTAGAAGCGGGATTGATTGCGCTAAAGCCATAGCTATAGGTGCTGACATGGTCGGAGTTGCTCTACCGGCCTTGAGGGCTGTGAGTAGAGGCGTGGATGAGTTGAGAAGTTACCTTAGCGTCATCGCGGAGCAATTGAGGGGGGCTATGTTCCTAACTGGTTCACGAAGTATACGCGACCTCAAGAGGGCAGAGGTAGTGATAATTGGTCGAGTTAGAGAGTGGCTTCAAATGAGAGGAGTGAACATCGATGAGTACTTAGAGAGGAGGAGGAAGGTGTGACCCTCCTGGATGACGTTATCCAGCTGATAAGGAAGCATGCCTTAATAAACGCTTACGAGCACGGTGGAAGAGCGATTCAAGGACCCGTCCTCGGCAAGGTCATCGCAGAGAGACCTGACCTAAGGAGTCAAGCTAAGAGTCTCGTTAACCTTGTTGCACAGATAGTCAACGAAGTCAACAGGATGAGTATCGAGGATATTAAAAGGGAGGTTGAGGAGAAGTACCCTGAGGTCCTCGTAAAGAGGAGGGAGGTTGAGGAGAAGGTTCTACCTCCTCTACCGAACGTTGAGAGTTACGAAATGGTAGTTACTAGGTTCGCTCCTAATCCTGATGCCCCTCTTCACTTAGGCAGCCTTAGACCTCTAATACTATCTTACGAGTACGCTAAGATGTATAAGGGAAGGTTCATTTTAAGGTTCGACGATACGGACCCGAAAACCAAGAGACCAATGCCGGAGGCGTATGAGTGGATTATAGAGGACATGAAGTGGCTGGGGATAGAGCCCGATGAGGTAGTGTATCAATCTGATAGACTGAGGCTCTATTACGACGTTTGCAAGGACCTTCTAAGACTTGGAGGAGCGTATGTGTGCACATGTAGCCAAGAGGAGTTTAGACTGCTTAGGGATGAAGGTAAGCCCTGTCCTTGCAGGGATCTAGGCCCTGAAGAGCATCTTGAAAGGTTCGAGGGAATGCTATCCTCTAAGTATGGAGAGAAGGAGGCTGTAGTTAGAATAAAGACCGATCTTAGCCACCCAGACATATCGGTGAGGGAGTGGGTGGCCTTCAGGATCATAGATGTTGAGAAGTACCCCCATCCAAGAGTTGGAAGCAAGTACTTCGTGTGGCCTACGTACAACTTTGCTTGCGCTGTTGACGATCACGCGCTCAAGGTAAGCCACATCTTGAGGGCCAAGGAGCACATAACCAACACGATTAAGCAGAAGTACGTCTTCAATCACATGAGTTGGAAGTTCCCCGAGACCATTCACTTCGGTCGTTTAAAGCTCGCAAACATCATATTAAGCAAGTCTC harbors:
- the fni gene encoding type 2 isopentenyl-diphosphate Delta-isomerase — its product is MSDISDRKLEHIEICIKEDVEMHHNTTGFEDVWLVHRCLPEIDVSDVSLETEFLGFKLKAPIMISAMTGGHPKTKEINSALAEVVEEMGIAMAVGSQRAALIDESLVDTFAVVRKKAPNAYIIANIGVTQLIDHFSLSDVRKIIDMVDANALNIHLNPAHELSQIRGDLKFKGALEAIRKVSESIDVPVIVKEIGCGISREDALRLVKEAHVKAIDVAGAGGTSWCKVEALRAKRRGDYLRARIAEAFAEWGIPTAISVIEVKSEVDVPVIASGGIRSGIDCAKAIAIGADMVGVALPALRAVSRGVDELRSYLSVIAEQLRGAMFLTGSRSIRDLKRAEVVIIGRVREWLQMRGVNIDEYLERRRKV
- a CDS encoding isopentenyl phosphate kinase translates to MTLSIVKFGGSAITVKERPFTVRKRALRSMCSQVLNHVKRGGRVVVVHGGGSFGHPLAMAYKLSEGLVNSDSYVGVSLTRLAMRRLNEVVVKEFVRLGGRPFTIEPSSSFILEEEDLKRNFIEGVEVALEKGFIPILHGDVVLDKGRRSVSILSGDTIASTLALSLKADKLIYVLDVNGIYLEDPKKKPDAKLIRFLSESMLSRIRSTSDVDATGGLARKIREAFKAFHGGVRVVCFINWRRNNLLKALEGLGFKGTIIKED
- a CDS encoding glutamate--tRNA ligase; this translates as MTLLDDVIQLIRKHALINAYEHGGRAIQGPVLGKVIAERPDLRSQAKSLVNLVAQIVNEVNRMSIEDIKREVEEKYPEVLVKRREVEEKVLPPLPNVESYEMVVTRFAPNPDAPLHLGSLRPLILSYEYAKMYKGRFILRFDDTDPKTKRPMPEAYEWIIEDMKWLGIEPDEVVYQSDRLRLYYDVCKDLLRLGGAYVCTCSQEEFRLLRDEGKPCPCRDLGPEEHLERFEGMLSSKYGEKEAVVRIKTDLSHPDISVREWVAFRIIDVEKYPHPRVGSKYFVWPTYNFACAVDDHALKVSHILRAKEHITNTIKQKYVFNHMSWKFPETIHFGRLKLANIILSKSQISKGIARGEFSWWDDPRLGTVMAIRRRGILPETLREIILHVGIKSSEASLSWENIYSVNRKHLDSRANRYFCVLDPVEMVIKGVEGDFVAKPLLHPDFPERGCREIRVEARGGEARVYLSKRDLELLKQKPFIRLMSLFNVQIESIERDLIIGLYKGESIEDALLHKAPIIQWVPVNENVEVEIVMPNASVASGFAERNLETLDVGSIVQLVRVGFARLDFKRDGKLKFYFAHD